The Hevea brasiliensis isolate MT/VB/25A 57/8 chromosome 9, ASM3005281v1, whole genome shotgun sequence nucleotide sequence aataaaagttcACAAGTGGCACATTTGGTACTAAACAGGCTCTGCTACATTTGGTCCAGAAAAGGTAAAAGCAGTAAATATATCGTAAGAAATGCAAAGTCTGGTTAATCAATCATCCAAAAGCAAATTAGCCAAGAAGTTGAGGCAAGATGCTTAAAACTAAGCCTATTAGCTTATGTAAATACGTACCATCTTCTCTAATGGGATTAAAATCCTATGCACTGAAtccttaagaaaaaaaaaaaaaaaactcaagaaTCAAAGAAAGCACAAGAAAATACCGAAGGCCAACTTGCAAAAAATGTAAAGCTTGAAAACCGTCTTTTTATGTGTATCAACTTCAGTATAATTTATTAGCTGGGATTTCTTGGTTCAGTTTGTTCTCTCTGTTTTACTTTTGCCAAACAACAAAACCCATTTCTTCGAAGCTAAGGAAATCAAGTTAAACgacggagagagagagagagagagagaggcataTATTACAGTACCAGTTAGCAGCGAAAGCGAAACCGGCATCTCCGAGCTTGTAAGCAGACAGCAGACGAAATGTGCCTTTACTACGCTTAATCAACTTGCGCACCACTGAGTCAACTCGATCGACGGAGCGGTCCTGCCGCCTACACCATTGTTGGATGTCGATTTGGGACCAGCAGCAGGGTCCAGCAACGCATGCCAACCAGGACTTGCACACCAACGACACGGGTCCCACCCTTTGGTCAGGTGGGAGTCGAACTAGTATCAAAGCAAGTATTTCAGGGTTGAGGTCCTCCCAATGAGCAACGGAGGATGCAATCTCCTTCTTCTTAAGAGGAGAATTGGAGGGAGccattctttcttctttcttaagAATGGGTATTGGAATGGAAAGTTTTGAAGCTCAAAAGGCTTCTTTTACTGCCTGCTGATTGTCCTTCTACGGTTGACGTTTGGGAATGGGTTGACACGTGTTATAATAttgtcatttatttattttttacaagaaattaggttttttttttttggaaagaaTGAGCTATTATCAAAATCATGATAATTTTGATAGAATTCTTATTCCCATGTAAATCTCACACATGGATTATTTgtaaagaaatttttatttaaatttagtttATTAGGTGCACTTAGAATATGTTTGATAATTATGTGAGAtccattttttatattataaagagAGCCTACGTTTTTATGAGAGAGAAAGCACTACTTTTATATATATGAAAAGTATCTTATAATCTTTTATGAatctatatatttaatagatgaaTTTCACTATACATTTTATGCGTTTGATGAACCAAacttagaaaaagaaaaatcctaACCtcaatttgaaaaaattattatcCGTTGGGTACAACTTGAATTGCTATAATCACAATTGAtttgatacaaaaataataaaatcatCTTACATAAAATTACACGGATTCTTATATAAGCCTCCACTCTTTTCTTAATCCTATATAAGCCACTTATTGCGGCCACCAAATTCTTGCAAAAGCCTGATTCAAACCACAAGCTGCTGCTCAGCAAACCtttctaatattttagcaataatTAAACCAAATCAGGCCAATATAAATCAATACAGTTCTATCAAAATTCTAACGAATTCAACTCACAATGCAAATTTAATTCATTCTTAGAAACGCATGCAATTGAAATTTGATAATGAAGCAGATCGTAGCTTCAGGGATATAACGTAGGTTAATCAAAGCATTGGAATAGAACATAAAAATCAaggatgattttttttattattatttttaatcaatTCTGGAGTAGTACAACAATTTTGCCAGATTAAAGATTAGGAGTTGATGACCCTACAATTTGTTCGAATCTCTCCTGAAGTACCTGTCAAAACATCAAGTTGACCCATCTTCACCATGGCCGCAACAAATTTCCTTCCCCAAAGAATGGGATTCCTTGCATTTAGATTCACTTGGCTTGCTGTTGCAGGGTTTGTCAGGAGAGTCTGGTCTGAAGTGAACAAGCCTCTGTTTGCTTGGATATCTATGTAGTATCCTACATCTGTTGTGCTTGGACTAGAAGGATTCATGGGTACCACTAAGCTAGGATCTGTGCTTCCTTGTGGGCACTGCTGCTTCAACCTGGCCGCATATGTAGCATCTAAGCTTGGATCCTGACTATTTGTTCCATTGAAGTTGTATAATCTGTTGCTGAAGGAAGTGCAGTGTGAACGACCGATGGTGTGTGCTCCTGCATAATTAATGCACATACATTTTAGTTATTTATACCAAAATAATAAGCAAATTTTTCTgtgaaattagtattattaatataataatagtaTATGAGTTCCACCTATTTTACATACAGAGTTcaattttttttgtgattttaatTATATGAGACCCACCTATTTTATATGTGAATCCCACTATCCATATTGTCCCTTCGATTCATGGTAAATCAAGTTTATATAAGAATTTTGGATGCCTATTATATATATTGTATCTTCTTTTCATGGTAAATCAGGTCTAgtaaagtttaattttttaaattgaatttttttaatataataattttagaaTATTTCTCATTAAAAGTTTATAATTCAAATCCTAGTGAAACTTCTCTTATTAATTGAACTCAATACAATATATATGATAGATATAAGAAATTCTTGTTTAGATCTAATTTATTATGAATTCAAGATacaatatgaatggtgggattcACATATAAAACAGTTGGGACTGTGAAGTATTTATTTGTGTCTTTTTTATTTATGAAAAACTAAGTTTAAATAAACTTCTCTTGGTGGGCATGTATGTGTTGATGTTCCCACTCCAATGATGAGGGCATCAATTATATTCTTACGTTTTGTTGAATAAGCCAATGAAAATAACAGCTTCCAAGCTGCTATTTGTTGAAAGGCGTTGTTGTTTTAAAGAAAAGGAGTTGTACTGCCTAGATAGGTAGAAAAGTTTATTTGTAATAATGATACCAGAAAGTGTAACCATTTCATCTTGTGAGAAACCCTTGTTTGCAAATGATTGAGTCAGCTGGTTGACATTAAATGTTGGACTGGGTAAGTTTGTTAAAGTCTCCGAGGACAAAGAAATTTTCCCATCTCTTCTTCCTGCAGGAACATCATAGCCAAGCCCTCCGGTCTGCACGAACAGTTATATATCAATTtagatttattataatatttagtaTAAATTCGACTTTATATGAAAATGAGCTTAATAATTGTTAGATTAAATATTTGTATAACGTGTTATAATAAATATACGAATATAATTATTGAACTTATTCTTACATAAGATCGAATTTATAATTAGCCGCATCCTTCTCTATATTTTAGTGATTTAGTGTCTGCCAACTCTAATGCCTCATGCTCCATAACAATTTCCAAGTTACTGGTAGGAGAGAAAGTGAAGATCTACTCATAGTATACTTACTATCTCAACACTATCTCTTGCTGCAAATGCGAGTATATCAGCACAGGAAACAATTCCTTTACAAACGGCTTCTAGCCTTGACTTTGCGTTGTCAATGACTTCAAACCCTCTCAGACTTGGGTTATTGACAGGCGAGTCTTTCTCTGCTGTGTTTGAGGGTGTGGAGTCAATAAGCACAGAAGCATCACACCCCTATACGCATAATAAAAGCACTTTAATTTCAAGTCTAATAATATAAAGAAGTGAGCGTTTACATATTTCCACAATTGTCATTATACTAGTAGTAGTTGAGTATAATAAAGTATCTCCATTATAGTAGAGGAATTCAATCTCATTTAAGAATTTTCCATGTACCTTATAAGAAAGAAAATCTCCCCAGCTACATATAGTAACTACTTAGCACTTACCCTAACAAAGCAATCGTGAAAGTGCATTCTTACTAGACCAGCAGCAACTCCTTTTTCCTTAGCAAAAGCAGCCCTAACCTCGTCTTTGACAATGAACTCAGCTAAACCACACGAGTTTGCATAAAAACCAACTTGAAGCTGAGAAAGAACACCCATTTGACAGAACAAAATAAGCACTGAAACCACACATAGTTGATCAGCTAGATTCTTTGGATGAGTCATTATCTCCTACAGTTTCAAATTTCAACCCAGTTGATCAAAGCTCATACCTAGCTATATCTATTTATAGTGATATAGCTTATTGATGAAGAAAAGTACGTAAAATTTTAGCATCACATGAGTTTATTCTAAGCATTTGGTGCCATCTAAGATGGCACTATCCTGGAATAATGTGGTTATAAAATCAGCGTAAAGATTACAAAGATTTTTgaaaaaggagaagaaaagaCAAGTGGAGTCGGTTTCAGCACAACTGGAAATTGTTTGCTGTAAGAATTATATAATATAGTCCACTAGCAAATTTAGTGGAGAATCAGACAAGAACTGATCCATTTTAGCTGACTTAAATGTGAGAAAATTCAGGGAGAgtagttaaaaataaatatataaaaaagctTGTCAATTTTCAGTGCGTTATTGTTACCCACAACTTGACAACTACATGCGATGGATTGAAATGTAAATGAAACAAGAAAAGACATGTAATACAATTAATATTCTCTATATTGTAGTGGCCTAAAGTAAATTTTAGATAAATTTTAtctataaaattaagaatttgaatcATATATTCATAACTGTTGAGAGGATTTTACTTGAATATAACTCTAACAAGAAAAATCACAcacttgagaaaaaaaaaaaagataccaATTAATTTTTCCTGTTAATTATGATTAGTAGAGAATAAAATATTGTTTTTATTGGAATATGTGACAAGTAATTCCATTGAGATTTCTCACTTAAATATAAATGGATGAACTATATatctttgaaataaaattaaaattaaataattgaaattaataaattaaaataatttaacctATATAACCTTGaccatttaattttaatatattacaccctttaatttttatttttataatcaataaatataattttttttatttacaatgaattaaatatatgattttttatatatatcttctcAAGTTCCCTTTATATACTGCActaaatttatatgatttatttaattattaattaataaattgagCAAATTATGCTTAATTATAaactaaaaattataattaaataatgcaataatttaaaatgacaataagtattttttttaattagtttaagGACTTTCTATTTTTTaagaggaaaaattattatttagtagtTAATCATTATTAATCAGccaaattttttcttattttaaaaattatattaattaatttctttattttcatttcGTCAATGATTAAGTccttttattcaaattttatgtaTTCTGTTATTAGTTCTTAGTCAAAAGACAAGATTACCCTCATTCAGAATCCCCAATCCCCAAATTCatgttatgtctcctcaccctaccAACCACTCCCACCTTCCCCCTAAGGGTCTTTTTGTATGAGGCTGAGTGAGAGATGAATAAAGATAAGAAGGGTAAATAACTATTTACTCCTGTTTAAAAAGAGATGAGTTAATGGAAGTTAAGAGTAAGTAAGGGTAACCCTTACCTTTCCTTACCCCTcaaatctcatttttttttttataccctAGTTTGGGGTGTAAGGAGGGATAAAAAGAGGGAGATGAGAgttatgaatatttttatttatatacccCTTAAATTTACCACTTCTTCACCTCTTCCCAAACATAAATAATGTATATTACCTCTTTTTACCTGTCTATTAATTCACCTCTTCCTAAacatgagattttttttattataatcctCCTTACCCTTCCCCTTTATTACCCTTCCTTACTATTCCATTACTTACCCTTTCCTTACCCCATCCAAACAATCCTAAAGAAGATTAATGCTCTTTGTGAATTGTGAATCCCCCCAAACCACACTCTACTTTTAATTCAGCTGATTCACAATCGGAACTAAATAAAAATTAGATTGGTTCAACTTGAAATCGATCAGAACTAGATTAATCAAAACCATCTTTGAAAGGATTGAAACTAGTTGATTTTGTTTTgagttaaaataaattttttaaaataaaaaatttgaaaaaaaaaattcaattattgtATTTGATTAAACTGAAACTCCAGACCCTACAATTtcgattatgtaacacccctcactcgactatagtgtagccgagcaaggcgtgctacattcggtgttggag carries:
- the LOC110642463 gene encoding peroxidase 5, which translates into the protein MTHPKNLADQLCVVSVLILFCQMGVLSQLQVGFYANSCGLAEFIVKDEVRAAFAKEKGVAAGLVRMHFHDCFVRGCDASVLIDSTPSNTAEKDSPVNNPSLRGFEVIDNAKSRLEAVCKGIVSCADILAFAARDSVEITGGLGYDVPAGRRDGKISLSSETLTNLPSPTFNVNQLTQSFANKGFSQDEMVTLSGAHTIGRSHCTSFSNRLYNFNGTNSQDPSLDATYAARLKQQCPQGSTDPSLVVPMNPSSPSTTDVGYYIDIQANRGLFTSDQTLLTNPATASQVNLNARNPILWGRKFVAAMVKMGQLDVLTGTSGEIRTNCRVINS